One region of Rhodocaloribacter litoris genomic DNA includes:
- a CDS encoding argininosuccinate synthase, which produces MSIVLAFSGGLDTSFCVPYLAETYGEPVYTVTVNTGGLTAEEAAALEAKALELGAAKHLTLDARRDLYDDLLSYLIKGNVLRGGVYPLCVGPERVVQARHVAEAARQLGARAVAHGSTGAGNDQVRFDVALRILGGDLEILTPIRDLGLSRPETAAYLTERGFHASAEKATYSINKGLWGTTIGGRETLTTHDPLPEAAYPDTVAPAEAPDAPLDLTIAFEKGLPVALDGGTLDPVTLIETLNDLGARHGVGRGIHVGDTILGIKGRVAFEAPAPLILITAHRELEKIVLTQWQQFQKNHLADFYGMMLHGAQYFDPVMRDIEAFLDASQEVVTGTVRVRLHKGQVSVLGCDSPHSMFDAGVATYGETNQLWDARDARGFTRIYGLQAYLAHRARQGAVSTPTQKDT; this is translated from the coding sequence ATGTCCATCGTACTGGCCTTCAGCGGCGGGCTCGACACGTCCTTCTGCGTCCCCTACCTGGCCGAGACCTACGGCGAGCCGGTGTACACCGTCACCGTGAACACCGGCGGCCTCACGGCCGAGGAGGCGGCGGCACTCGAGGCGAAGGCGCTCGAGCTCGGCGCGGCGAAGCACCTGACCCTCGACGCCCGGCGCGACCTCTACGACGACCTCCTGAGCTACCTCATCAAGGGCAACGTGCTGCGCGGCGGCGTCTACCCGCTGTGCGTGGGACCCGAGCGGGTGGTGCAGGCCCGGCACGTGGCGGAGGCCGCCCGCCAGCTCGGCGCCCGGGCCGTGGCGCACGGCTCCACCGGCGCCGGCAACGACCAGGTCCGCTTCGACGTGGCCCTGCGCATCCTCGGCGGCGACCTCGAGATCCTCACCCCCATCCGCGACCTGGGGCTGAGCCGCCCCGAGACGGCCGCCTACCTGACCGAGCGGGGCTTCCATGCCTCGGCCGAGAAGGCGACGTACTCGATCAACAAGGGCCTCTGGGGCACCACCATCGGCGGGCGCGAGACGCTCACCACGCACGACCCGCTGCCCGAGGCGGCCTACCCGGACACCGTCGCCCCGGCCGAGGCGCCGGACGCGCCGCTCGACCTGACGATCGCGTTCGAGAAGGGCCTGCCCGTGGCCCTCGACGGGGGCACGCTCGACCCGGTGACGCTCATCGAGACGCTCAACGACCTGGGTGCCCGGCACGGCGTCGGGCGCGGCATCCACGTGGGCGACACCATCCTGGGCATCAAGGGGCGGGTGGCCTTCGAAGCCCCGGCCCCCCTCATCCTCATCACCGCCCACCGGGAGCTGGAGAAGATCGTGCTGACCCAGTGGCAGCAGTTCCAGAAGAACCACCTGGCCGACTTCTACGGGATGATGCTCCACGGCGCGCAATACTTCGACCCCGTCATGCGGGACATCGAGGCGTTCCTCGACGCCTCGCAGGAGGTCGTCACCGGCACCGTGCGGGTGCGCCTGCACAAGGGGCAGGTGAGCGTCCTCGGCTGCGACAGCCCCCACTCCATGTTCGACGCGGGCGTGGCCACCTACGGCGAGACGAACCAGCTCTGGGACGCCCGCGACGCCCGCGGCTTCACACGGATCTACGGCCTGCAGGCCTACCTCGCCCACCGGGCCCGTCAGGGCGCCGTCTCCACCCCCACCCAGAAAGACACGTAG
- a CDS encoding 5'-methylthioadenosine nucleosidase has protein sequence MLGIVFSTEEEAAPFLQKYERGRFDGLSEGETLHDDMLLVTLTGLGKIKTTLRTERMLQHFKEDVGLTRLLHIGTCTALTDRLPVGTVVAAAQVLEGDRIELAAPAYPRMPLDVPFDDLPQGTLVTQDHLVQGQQERTYWQRIADMIDMAGYPIAYVAATHGLPCHLIKVVTGHLNAPDADLRKTLSMAHQTIADFLLARLNTLAAV, from the coding sequence ATGCTCGGCATCGTTTTCTCCACCGAAGAGGAAGCTGCACCGTTTCTTCAAAAGTACGAGCGGGGGCGGTTCGACGGCCTCAGCGAAGGGGAAACGCTCCACGACGACATGCTGCTGGTGACGCTGACGGGCCTGGGTAAGATCAAGACGACGCTCCGGACGGAACGCATGTTGCAGCACTTCAAGGAGGACGTCGGCCTGACGCGCCTGCTGCACATCGGTACCTGCACCGCGCTGACCGACCGGCTGCCGGTCGGCACGGTGGTCGCCGCCGCCCAGGTCCTCGAAGGCGACCGGATCGAGCTGGCCGCGCCCGCTTACCCGCGCATGCCCCTCGACGTACCCTTCGACGACCTGCCGCAGGGCACCCTGGTCACCCAGGATCACCTGGTGCAGGGCCAGCAGGAACGCACCTACTGGCAACGCATCGCCGACATGATCGACATGGCGGGCTACCCCATCGCCTACGTGGCGGCCACCCACGGGCTCCCCTGTCATCTCATCAAGGTGGTCACCGGGCACCTGAACGCCCCGGACGCCGACCTGCGCAAAACCCTGAGCATGGCCCACCAGACCATCGCCGACTTCCTGCTCGCCCGCCTGAACACCCTGGCGGCGGTCTGA
- the metF gene encoding methylenetetrahydrofolate reductase [NAD(P)H] has translation MKIVELLDRASETLISYEIIPPKRGGSVAQIMEIVASLMEFEPPFIDVTSHSAQVYYEEMPDGTWRRHVKRKRPGTLGLCAAIKGRFGVETVPHLLCRGFTREETEDALIELNYLGIHNVMALRGDDNGFNKPVLFNRSRNEYAIDLVHQIAEMNRGRYLEELIDAAPTDFCIGVAGYPEKHFEAPNLMWDILNLKRKVDAGAHYVTTQMFFDNRAFFHFVERCRDVGITVPIIPGLKILTSKKQLQTLPSRFHVEVPEALAAEVEAARDEQVPEIGIEWALRQCEELLNAQVPCIHFYIMQTAAHVKRVVGALRKMA, from the coding sequence ATGAAAATCGTCGAGCTACTGGACCGGGCCAGCGAGACGCTGATCTCCTACGAAATCATTCCCCCGAAGCGGGGTGGCTCGGTGGCGCAGATCATGGAGATCGTCGCGTCGTTGATGGAGTTCGAGCCACCGTTCATCGACGTGACGAGCCATTCGGCGCAGGTCTATTACGAGGAGATGCCGGACGGCACGTGGCGTCGGCACGTCAAGCGGAAGCGGCCCGGTACGCTCGGGCTCTGTGCGGCAATCAAGGGGCGTTTCGGGGTCGAGACGGTGCCGCACCTGCTCTGCCGGGGTTTCACGCGCGAGGAGACCGAAGATGCCCTCATCGAGCTCAACTACCTCGGCATCCACAACGTCATGGCCCTTCGCGGTGACGACAACGGCTTCAACAAGCCCGTTCTGTTCAACCGCTCCCGGAATGAATATGCCATCGACCTCGTGCACCAGATCGCCGAGATGAACCGGGGCCGCTATCTCGAAGAACTCATCGACGCGGCGCCGACGGACTTCTGCATCGGGGTGGCCGGTTATCCGGAGAAGCACTTCGAGGCGCCGAACCTGATGTGGGACATCCTGAACCTGAAACGCAAGGTGGACGCCGGCGCCCATTACGTGACAACCCAGATGTTCTTCGACAACCGCGCCTTTTTTCACTTCGTCGAGCGGTGCCGGGATGTGGGCATCACCGTGCCGATCATTCCCGGGTTGAAGATCCTCACGAGCAAAAAGCAGCTTCAGACGCTGCCGAGCCGCTTTCACGTGGAAGTGCCCGAGGCCCTGGCCGCCGAGGTCGAGGCGGCCCGGGACGAGCAGGTGCCGGAGATCGGCATCGAATGGGCCCTCCGGCAATGCGAGGAACTGCTCAACGCGCAGGTCCCCTGTATCCATTTCTACATCATGCAGACGGCGGCGCACGTGAAGCGGGTGGTGGGAGCCCTGCGCAAGATGGCCTGA
- the hpf gene encoding ribosome hibernation-promoting factor, HPF/YfiA family: MQTQITARHFHAPSELQQHIKERLAWLERYYDGITDAHVVLTNGQVGDRQAEIILNVYRQQLTARETATTHAEAVDRCTEQLRRQLLRYKEKLRGTNRHHRRRA, from the coding sequence ATGCAAACCCAGATCACGGCACGCCACTTTCATGCGCCGAGCGAACTCCAGCAACACATCAAGGAAAGACTGGCCTGGCTGGAGCGCTACTACGACGGGATCACCGACGCCCACGTCGTGCTCACCAACGGCCAGGTGGGCGACCGGCAGGCCGAAATCATCCTGAACGTCTACCGCCAGCAACTCACCGCCCGGGAGACGGCCACCACCCATGCCGAGGCCGTGGATCGGTGCACGGAACAGCTGCGTCGCCAGCTCCTGCGCTACAAGGAGAAACTGCGCGGCACCAACCGGCACCACCGCCGCCGCGCCTGA
- the ybeY gene encoding rRNA maturation RNase YbeY yields the protein MPENAPELLIANEHPSYDVDEAALERLARHVLAAEGVRWQYVGIILTDHATVLELNRTYLNHDYHTDVLSFDLSDEATPERAGEVYVDLDTAAERHAEFGASFEEEVRRYVVHGLLHLAGHDDATPAERAALRALEDRYLAALSAE from the coding sequence GTGCCCGAAAACGCCCCCGAGCTCCTCATCGCCAACGAGCACCCGTCCTACGACGTGGACGAAGCCGCCCTCGAACGGCTCGCCCGCCACGTCCTGGCCGCCGAAGGCGTGCGCTGGCAGTACGTCGGCATCATCCTGACGGACCACGCCACCGTGCTCGAACTCAACCGCACCTACCTGAACCACGACTACCACACGGACGTGCTCTCGTTCGACCTCTCGGACGAAGCAACACCGGAACGCGCCGGCGAAGTCTATGTGGACCTCGACACGGCCGCCGAACGCCATGCGGAATTCGGTGCCTCCTTCGAAGAAGAGGTGCGCCGCTATGTGGTCCACGGCCTGCTGCACCTCGCCGGCCACGACGACGCCACCCCCGCCGAACGCGCCGCCCTGCGGGCGCTGGAAGACCGGTACCTCGCCGCCCTCTCCGCCGAATAA
- a CDS encoding cold shock domain-containing protein: MKVQRSVVKWFDAKKGYGFILNPDQGPDIFVHYTQIISEKRFKTLRTGEVVEYELHDGPKGLHAHAVRGTNEVIRPSLDPAAVAAAINNGSTLDASLLQATPPVPGSVTASLSQSS, from the coding sequence ATGAAGGTTCAGCGCAGTGTCGTCAAGTGGTTCGACGCAAAGAAAGGTTACGGCTTTATCTTGAACCCGGATCAGGGGCCTGACATCTTCGTCCACTACACCCAGATCATCTCCGAGAAGCGTTTCAAGACGCTTCGCACGGGCGAGGTTGTCGAGTACGAGTTACATGACGGTCCGAAGGGGTTGCACGCCCACGCGGTCCGGGGAACGAACGAGGTCATTCGTCCTTCGCTCGACCCGGCGGCCGTCGCCGCGGCGATCAACAACGGCAGCACCCTCGACGCCAGCCTGCTCCAGGCCACACCGCCGGTCCCTGGCTCCGTCACGGCTTCGCTGTCGCAGTCGTCGTAG
- a CDS encoding DUF423 domain-containing protein — protein MQRFLLIGAIAAGLAVAAGAFGAHALAGRVPPARLQAFETAVRYQMYHALALLVVGWLGRTWSLWQLEGAGYLFTAGLLLFSGSLYLLVLTDTPWLGAVTPFGGVAFLGGWTLLVWAVLAAPR, from the coding sequence ATGCAACGTTTTTTGCTGATCGGCGCGATAGCGGCGGGGCTGGCCGTGGCGGCGGGGGCTTTCGGGGCGCACGCCCTGGCCGGGCGGGTGCCGCCGGCGCGGCTACAGGCGTTCGAGACGGCGGTGCGCTACCAGATGTACCACGCCCTGGCCCTGCTGGTCGTCGGCTGGCTCGGGCGGACGTGGAGCCTGTGGCAGCTGGAGGGGGCGGGCTATCTGTTCACGGCCGGTCTGCTCCTGTTCTCGGGCAGCCTCTACCTGCTCGTGCTGACCGATACGCCGTGGCTCGGAGCCGTGACGCCCTTCGGCGGCGTCGCCTTCCTGGGGGGCTGGACGCTGCTCGTCTGGGCTGTGCTGGCGGCCCCCCGTTGA
- the lipB gene encoding lipoyl(octanoyl) transferase LipB, whose protein sequence is MSRDQGKRRNTAPEHVVVCPLGRVPYAEAWALQQRLQARLIAAKRREPPEPLPHVMLLVEHPPVYTLGKNGNAAHLLLSEAALAERGATFFHIDRGGDITFHGPGQLVGYPILDLDRFFTDIHRYLRELEEVVIQTCADEGLTAGRVEGRTGVWVGPDARGPERKICAMGIRCSRWVTMHGFALNLNTDLSYFSHIVPCGIADRGVTSLARELGRPVDEAAVRTRLIAHFARRFQARTTVLDPAGTHDFLAHYLEAEPAGS, encoded by the coding sequence ATGAGCCGGGATCAGGGAAAACGCCGGAACACGGCGCCGGAGCATGTGGTCGTGTGCCCGCTCGGGCGCGTGCCCTACGCGGAGGCCTGGGCGTTGCAGCAACGCCTGCAGGCCCGGCTGATTGCCGCCAAGCGCCGGGAACCACCCGAACCGCTGCCCCATGTGATGCTGCTCGTGGAGCACCCGCCCGTCTACACGCTGGGCAAGAACGGGAACGCCGCCCACCTGCTCCTCTCCGAAGCGGCCCTGGCGGAACGGGGCGCCACCTTCTTCCACATCGACCGCGGCGGCGACATCACCTTCCACGGGCCAGGGCAACTCGTGGGCTACCCGATCCTCGACCTCGACCGCTTCTTCACCGACATCCACCGCTACCTGCGCGAGCTCGAGGAAGTCGTCATCCAGACCTGCGCCGACGAGGGCCTCACCGCCGGCCGCGTCGAAGGGCGTACCGGCGTCTGGGTCGGGCCGGACGCGCGGGGCCCCGAACGCAAGATCTGCGCCATGGGCATCCGGTGCAGCCGCTGGGTCACCATGCACGGCTTCGCCCTCAACCTCAACACCGACCTCTCCTATTTCTCCCACATCGTCCCCTGCGGCATTGCCGACCGGGGGGTGACGTCGCTGGCCCGCGAGCTGGGCCGGCCCGTCGACGAGGCGGCCGTGCGCACGCGCCTCATCGCGCATTTCGCCCGGCGGTTCCAGGCCCGCACCACCGTCCTCGATCCGGCGGGCACGCACGATTTCCTGGCCCACTATCTTGAAGCGGAACCTGCCGGATCATAG